The Synechococcus sp. RS9916 DNA segment AAGGTCGAGCTCTACTGGTTCGTGCATCCCGATCACTCGGAGAAGGCGCACGCCCAGATCACCGCCGATGCGGAAGCGGTGCTTCAGGCCCTGGAACTGCCCTATCGGGTCCTCGACCTCTGCACGGGTGACATCGGCTTCTCCGCCGCCCGCACCTACGACCTCGAAGTGTGGTTGGCCGGTGCCGGTGCCTACCGGGAAATCTCCAGCTGCAGTGTCTGCGGCGATTTCCAGGCACGCCGTTCCTCGATCCGCACCAAGGAAGGGAAGAGCACACGCCTGGTGCACACCCTCAATGGCAGCGGGTTGGCAATTGGCCGCACCATGGCCGCCCTACTGGAAAACGGTCAGCAAGCGGATGGCAGCGTGCTGCTTCCCAAAGCCCTGGTTCCCTACTTCGGTCGCGAGCGTCTCCAGCCAGAATGAGCCTCCTGAAAACGACGGCGTGAACGTTCTTGCGGCACTGCTGGCCCTCGGCCTGCTGGTGGTCATTCATGAAGCGGGCCACTTCCTGGCTGCCGTAGGCCAGGGGATCCGGGTCAATGGATTTTCTGTGGGATTCGGGCCAGCCCTGCTCAAGCGAGAGCACAACGGGGTCACCTACGCCCTGCGGCTTCTGCCCCTGGGTGGATTCGTGTCGTTCCCCGATGACGACGAAAACAGCACAATTCCTGACGACGACCCGGATCTATTGCGCAATCGGCCGATTCCCCAACGCATCTTGGTGATCAGCGCCGGCGTGCTGGCCAACTTGTTGTTGGCCTGGCTGGTGCTGGTGGGGCAATCGGCGTTCGTGGGCATTCCCGCCTCACCCGAACCCGGGGTGATGGTGGTCGCCGTGCAGCCCGGTGAAGCCGCCGCCCGTGCAGGGCTGAAGGCGGGTGATCAGATTCTCAGCATCAACGGCGACGTGCTTGGGAGCGGCCAGGAGGCTGTGCGTTCGCTGGTGAACCTGATCAAGACCGCGCCAGATCAAAACCTGAACCTGGTCAGCCGCAGCGCTGGTGACGCCAGCTCGGATCGCCCGCTCACCCTGACGCCAGTCGACCGCGACGGACAAGGGCGAATCGGCGCGCAACTGCAGGCCAATCTCAGCGGCGATCTCCATCCCGCCTCCAACCCGCTGCAGGCCGTGGCTTATGGCAGCGACCAGTTCATCGGCATGATCCGCAACACGGTGGTGGGGTATAGCGGCCTGGTGACCAACTTCGGCCAAACCGCCCAGCAGGTGAGTGGTCCGGTGAAGATCGTGGAGATGGGGGCCCAGCTCAGCAGCCAAGGCGGCGGCGGGTTGGTGTTGTTCACCGCCCTGATTTCCATCAACCTTGGTGTGCTGAATGCCCTGCCCCTACCCCTGCTGGATGGGGGGCAACTGGTGATGCTGCTGGCGGAAGCGGTGCGGGGCAAACCATTGCCTGAGCGTTTTCAGATGGCGGTGATGCAATCAGGACTGCTGCTGCTGCTGGGCCTGAGCGTTGTCTTGATCGTGCGCGACACCAGCCAACTTCCGCTGGTGCAGCAGCTCACCGGCCGCTGAGGAGTTGGGGGCAGGCCAACAGGTATCGTGGTGGATTAGTCCGCATAGAACGACCGCCTGTATGGCCAAGAAGTCGATGATCGCCCGCGATGTGAAGCGGAAAAAGATGGTTGAGCGCTATGCGGCTAAGCGCGCGGCTCTGATGGAAGCGTTCAACGCTGCCAAGGACCCCATGGAGCGTCTGGAAATCCACCGCAAAATCCAGGGCCTGCCCCGCAACAGCGCCCCCAACCGCGTTCGCAATCGTTGCTGGGCCACCGGCAAGCCCCGTGGTGTGTATCGCGATTTCGGCCTGTGCCGCAACCAGCTGCGCGAGCGCGCTCACAAAGGTGAACTTCCTGGCGTGGTCAAGTCCAGCTGGTGATCTCTGTGCTGGCTGACAAGCCCACATCAAACAAGCCAAAGAGGTGCAACAGCACCTCTTTTTTTATGCGCTCCAAGGCGCGGATTCCGGCGGGGACTGGGCAACTGTTCCAATCAAATGACAGAATGGGACTTGACAGAAAGACATAAGCGCAAGTGCAAGGTCAGACACAGTCGATCTCCTTCGATGGTCGGGAGATTCGACTGACCACGGGGCGTTATGCCCCCCAAGCCGGCGGCTCAGTGATGATTGAGTGCGGCGACACCTCCGTGCTGGTGACCGCCACCCGATCCTCCGGTCGTGAAGGCATCGATTTCCTGCCCCTCATCTGCGATTACGAGGAGCGCCTTTACGCCGCTGGCCGCATTCCCGGCAGCTTCATGCGCCGCGAAGGTCGCCCTCCTGAGCGGGCCACCCTTATTTCCCGCCTGATCGACCGGCCGATGCGGCCGCTGTTCCCCAACTGGCTGCGCGACGACCTTCAGATCGTGGCCACCTGCATGTCGCTCGATGAGCGCGTGCCCGCCGACGTGCTGGCGGTCACCGGAGCGTCCCTGGCCACCTTGATGGCAGGCATTCCTTTTCAAGGCCCCATGGCAGCGGTGCGTGTTGGCCTTCTCGGCGACGACTTTGTTCTGAACCCCAGCTACCGCGAAATTGAACGCGGCGATTTGGATCTGGTGGTGGCTGGAACACCTGAAGGTGTGGTGATGGTGGAAGCCGGCGCCAATCAGCTTCCCGAGCAGGACGTAATTGAAGCCATCGACTTCGGCTACGAAGCGGTGTGCGAATTGATTAAGGCCCAGCAAGCCATCCTCAAAGAGGCCGGCATTGAGCAGGTCATTCCCACCACTCCCGAAGTCGACGCAACCCTGCCGACCTATCTGGAGAAGAACTGCACCAAGGCCATCGGCGAGGTGCTGAAGCAGTTCGACCAGACCAAAGGTGAGCGCGACGACAAGCTCGACGCGATTCGCACCTCCACAGCCGAAACGATTCAGGGTCTCAAGGACGACGACCCGGTGCGCGTTGCTGTTAGCACCAACGGCAAGGCCCTGCCCAACAGCTTCAAGGCTCTGACCAAGAAGCTGATGCGCCAGCAGATCGTCAAAGACGGCAAGCGCGTGGATGGTCGTGCTCTGGATGAAGTGCGGACGATCAGTGCC contains these protein-coding regions:
- the rpsN gene encoding 30S ribosomal protein S14 — encoded protein: MAKKSMIARDVKRKKMVERYAAKRAALMEAFNAAKDPMERLEIHRKIQGLPRNSAPNRVRNRCWATGKPRGVYRDFGLCRNQLRERAHKGELPGVVKSSW
- the rseP gene encoding RIP metalloprotease RseP gives rise to the protein MNVLAALLALGLLVVIHEAGHFLAAVGQGIRVNGFSVGFGPALLKREHNGVTYALRLLPLGGFVSFPDDDENSTIPDDDPDLLRNRPIPQRILVISAGVLANLLLAWLVLVGQSAFVGIPASPEPGVMVVAVQPGEAAARAGLKAGDQILSINGDVLGSGQEAVRSLVNLIKTAPDQNLNLVSRSAGDASSDRPLTLTPVDRDGQGRIGAQLQANLSGDLHPASNPLQAVAYGSDQFIGMIRNTVVGYSGLVTNFGQTAQQVSGPVKIVEMGAQLSSQGGGGLVLFTALISINLGVLNALPLPLLDGGQLVMLLAEAVRGKPLPERFQMAVMQSGLLLLLGLSVVLIVRDTSQLPLVQQLTGR